A section of the Primulina eburnea isolate SZY01 chromosome 1, ASM2296580v1, whole genome shotgun sequence genome encodes:
- the LOC140813707 gene encoding malate dehydrogenase-like has product MDDARSIEKPLVVLACVYLSWKIVKHIWSFMEIEKEPVKVLVTGAAGQIGYALVPMIARGAMLGPDQPVIIHMLDIEPAAEALRGVKMELVDAALPLVKGVFVTTDVVEACKGVDIAVMLGGSPRKEGMERKDVISKNVSIYKAQASALHQYAAPDCKVLVVANPANTNALILKELSSIPAKNITCLTRLDQNRAQAQISDRLDVPVTDVKNIILWGNHSSTQYPDVNHATVNTENGHKPVRELIADDQWLNKEFITTVQQRGAAIIKARKLSSALSAASAACDHIRDWVLGTPKGTWVSMGVCSDGSYSIPPGLIYSFPVTCHKGEWSIVQGLKIDEFSRKKMDASAEELNEEKSLAYSCLG; this is encoded by the exons ATGGATGATGCCCGATCGATCGAAAAACCTCTTGTTGTTTTGGCTTGTGTATATTTATCTTGGAAGATTGTGAAACATATATGGAGTTTCATGGAAATAGAGAAGGAACCCGTCAAGGTGCTTGTCACGGGGGCTGCAG GTCAAATAGGGTATGCTCTTGTTCCCATGATAGCAAGAGGAGCAATGCTAGGCCCCGATCAGCCTGTAATCATACACATGCTTGATATAGAACCTGCGGCGGAGGCGTTGAGAGGGGTGAAAATGGAGTTAGTTGATGCAGCTTTACCCCTCGTCAAAG GTGTATTTGTGACAACTGATGTGGTGGAAGCTTGCAAAGGTGTTGATATAGCAGTAATGTTGGGTGGATCCCCTCGGAAGGAAGGCATGGAAAGGAAGGATGTTATCTCCAAGAATGTGTCCATTTACAAGGCTCAGGCCTCGGCGCTACACCAGTATGCAGCCCCTGATTGCAAG GTGTTGGTGGTGGCGAACCCGGCCAACACAAATGCCCTGATCTTGAAAGAACTATCCTCAATCCCAGCTAAGAACATCACTTGCCTCACGAGACTTGACCAAAACCGAGCTCAAGCCCAGATTTCAGATCGGCTGGACGTCCCCGTCACCGACGTGAAAAATATCATCTTATGGGGGAATCACTCGTCCACTCAATATCCAGATGTTAACCATGCAACTGTTAACACGGAAAATGGGCACAAGCCCGTTAGAGAACTCATTGCTGATGATCAATG GTTAAATAAAGAGTTTATTACCACGGTGCAACAACGTGGCGCGGCTATTATCAAAGCTCGTAAGCTTTCTAGCGCACTCTCTGCTGCCAGCGCTGCTTGTGATCATATCCGGGATTGGGTTCTTGGAACGCCTAAG GGCACTTGGGTGTCAATGGGAGTTTGTTCTGATGGCTCCTATAGCATACCACCGGGCCTGATTTATTCATTCCCAGTTACCTGTCACAAGGGAGAATGGTCGATCGTGCAAG GTTTGAAGATAGACGAATTTTCGAGGAAGAAAATGGATGCGTCGGCTGAAGAGTTGAATGAGGAAAAATCACTGGCCTATTCATGCCTTGGTTGA
- the LOC140838624 gene encoding 3-hydroxyisobutyryl-CoA hydrolase-like protein 1, mitochondrial encodes MRSHNAALLLRSCFWPSYGYRCLSSLPSNPLIDDHADDMVLVEGKASSRTAILNRPSSLNALNISMVSRLHKLYKSWEDNPDIGFVASKGRGRAFCAGGDIVSLYNLIKKGNLDECKEFFLKAYGFMYFLHTYLKPHVSILNGITMGGGAGISIPGTFQLATDRTIFATPETLIGFHPDAGASFYLSHLPGYLGEYVALTGEKLSGAEMASCGLATHYSLFTKLPLIEEQLGNLVTDCPSVLESSLENHRDPIDLDQTSVIHRIETVNRCFGHDTVEEIIESLKNEAAKTNDAWCVSTLNKLKEAAPLSLKVSLRSIREGRFQTLDRCLVREYRMSVQGITGQISHDFCEGVRAKLVDKDFAPKWDPPSLEHVSQDMVDQYFSPISSLEPELELPTKQREAFL; translated from the exons ATGCGAAGCCATAATGCTGCTTTGCTTCTGAGGAGCTGTTTCTGGCCCAGTTATGGATATAGATGCCTTAGTTCACTTCCCAGCAATCCCCTCATCGACGATCACGCCGATGATATG GTGCTTGTTGAAGGCAAAGCTAGTTCAAGAACGGCAATTCTCAATAGACCCTCTTCCCTTAATGCTCTTAATATCTCTATG GTATCCAGGCTTCATAAGCTTTACAAAAGTTGGGAAGACAACCCTGACATTGGATTTGTAGCATCAAAG GGCAGAGGCAGGGCATTTTGTGCTGGTGGAGATATTGTTTCGCTCTATAATTTGATAAAAAAAG GGAATCTAGACGAGTGCAAAGAATTCTTCTTGAAGGCATATGGTTTTATGTACTTTCTTCATACTTATTTAAAGCCACAT GTTTCTATTTTAAATGGGATTACTATGGGTGGTGGAGCTGGAATTTCGATTCCTGGCACGTTCCAACTTGCAACCGATAGAACT ATTTTTGCCACTCCTGAAACGCTAATTGGTTTCCATCCAGATGCTGGAGCGTCCTTTTACCTCTCCCATTTGCCTGGCTATTTGG GAGAGTACGTGGCTCTGACAGGAGAGAAACTTAGCGGAGCGGAAATGGCATCTTGTGGGCTTGCTACACACTATTCACTTTTCACA AAACTTCCTTTAATTGAAGAACAACTTGGAAACTTGGTAACAGATTGTCCCTCTGTCCTTGAAAGTTCTTTAGAAAATCACAGGGATCCCATTGATCTAGATCAAACAAGTGTAATTCATAG GATTGAAACTGTCAACAGATGTTTTGGTCACGACACAGTCGAAGAAATAATTGAATCATTG AAAAACGAGGCTGCCAAAACAAATGATGCATGGTGTGTTTCAACTTTGAATAAACTTAAAGAAGCTGCGCCCTTGAGCTTGAAGGTTTCCTTAAGATCC ATACGTGAAGGTCGATTTCAAACTCTTGACCGGTGTCTTGTTCGTGAGTATAGAATGTCCGTACAAGGAATCACGGGGCAGATAAGCCATGACTTCTGTGAG GGTGTTCGGGCAAAGCTAGTTGACAAAGATTTCGCACCAAAG TGGGATCCTCCAAGCTTGGAGCATGTATCACAAGACATGGTTGACCAATACTTTTCTCCAATTTCTTCACTTGAGCCTGAACTTGAGCTACCCACCAAGCAAAGAGAAGCATTTTTATGA
- the LOC140838636 gene encoding squamosa promoter-binding-like protein 7, translating into MEYYWTLLNNNASRGDGVGEHHSNSCGNPAWESWDPVGNVQAPPTSAGRQVEAGAFDALVLREEEKNGGLHCCSASSPSLYSGKGPCYYNPDPHLTCLKLGKRQYLPRSCSRPSYAGKKGKFCDPSCEKPSEPAAAVPDAVSAVVPRCQVEGCWAVLANAKNYHRRHKVCAKHSKAPKVVVLGIEQRFCQQCSRFHTLDEFDESKRSCRRRLAGHNERRRKSSQKHSLSKRSVQDMKTMAARRNPHHFPNSSECALSLLSSTNRSPWNSISASSDLPARCSHALRELIAENRASILACSKDNILKFDNRMESLWFQNRSDLRLLSSPFPSQQTGGHLTLDLMRASSSEFGMFSLRDYDIGNSTKLFKGGNDQQEYRSELWRLPLGS; encoded by the exons ATGGAGTATTATTGGACTCTGCTAAACAACAATGCAAGCCGTGGTGATGGTGTGGGTGAGCATCATAGTAATAGTTGTGGGAACCCTGCATGGGAATCATGGGATCCTGTTGGTAATGTCCAAGCGCCGCCTACCTCAGCCGGAAGGCAGGTGGAAGCTGGTGCGTTTGACGCGCTGGTGCTGCGAGAGGAAGAAAAGAATGGGGGACTGCATTGTTGTTCTGCGTCTTCTCCATCTCTTTATTCGGGTAAAGGGCCCTGTTACTACAACCCGGACCCGCATTTAACATGCTTGAAGCTGGGAAAGAGGCAGTATCTTCCAAGGAGCTGCTCCCGCCCATCTTACGCGGGCAAGAAGGGGAAATTCTGCGACCCCAGTTGTGAGAAACCTTCGGAGCCAGCTGCGGCGGTACCTGACGCCGTTTCGGCGGTGGTGCCTAGGTGTCAGGTTGAGGGATGTTGGGCGGTGCTGGCGAATGCTAAGAATTATCACAGGAGGCACAAAGTTTGTGCGAAGCACTCAAAAGCTCCGAAAGTAGTAGTTCTCGGAATTGAACAACGATTCTGCCAACAATGTAGCAG GTTTCATACATTGGATGAGTTTGATGAATCAAAGAGGAGTTGCAGAAGGAGACTGGCAGGGCATAATGAGAGAAGAAGAAAGAGTTCTCAAAAGCATTCCCTTTCTAAGAGATCCGTCCAAG ATATGAAAACGATGGCCGCCAGGAGAAACCCACACCACTTCCCTAATAGCAGTGAGTGTGCTCTCTCTCTTCTGTCATCGACGAACCGAAGTCCTTGGAACAGCATATCTGCTTCCTCAGATCTTCCGGCCAGATGCAGCCATGCGCTGCGAGAGCTCATCGCCGAAAATCGAGCCTCCATTTTAGCCTGCAGCAAGGATAATATTCTCAAATTTGATAATCGGATGGAGAGCCTTTGGTTTCAAAACAGATCGGATCTACGGCTCTTGAGCAGCCCCTTCCCCTCCCAACAAACTGGAGGACATTTAACGTTGGATCTCATGCGGGCTTCGAGTTCCGAATTTGGGATGTTTTCTTTGCGTGATTATGATATTGGTAACagcactaaattatttaagggaGGAAATGATCAGCAAGAGTATCGTTCTGAGTTGTGGAGACTGCCTTTGGGTTCTTAA